A part of Alkalispirochaeta americana genomic DNA contains:
- a CDS encoding YecA family protein, giving the protein MPGRNAPCPCGSGKKYKHCCLRTDEARSRTTEQAGLLSPHELQGSLEDYRRFCETLPPDAEVPSFMEYRGRANPASDVLGQLKQAAAGQDFGSIQELQTFCAQHMERANDQPCPDFEGLSPAQMQKILDAHENTGRKEKTPLLYYNSALTPDRAESSPLVQVIRWLLRYHAEHGGKIRLTDRQNYPRDLCRVYLSRFPQSRLAGSSAPKEASLPKLVMAHDVVVSLGWTREEPRRSELTTEGVQMLADDAGPTVFIKTLEFFIFHSSWVANLDVSREDKEHLAIIQRSAVFSLYLLSRYPEGRLDDLTDRFVRAFPAFLGPAQGDASEIRWLRHVYRDLLLQRFCVPLGLVKITADGNYGTTPLFQHGLVFSTEGLR; this is encoded by the coding sequence ATGCCAGGACGAAACGCGCCGTGTCCCTGCGGGAGCGGAAAGAAGTACAAGCATTGTTGCCTTCGCACCGACGAGGCCCGGAGCCGGACAACAGAGCAGGCCGGGCTCCTGTCGCCCCACGAACTCCAGGGCTCCCTGGAGGATTATCGCCGGTTCTGCGAGACCCTTCCCCCGGATGCCGAGGTCCCCTCCTTCATGGAGTACCGGGGGCGTGCAAATCCTGCCTCGGATGTCCTGGGACAGCTGAAGCAGGCAGCGGCGGGCCAGGACTTTGGGAGTATCCAGGAGCTTCAGACCTTTTGCGCGCAGCACATGGAGCGAGCTAACGACCAACCGTGCCCCGATTTTGAAGGCCTTTCCCCGGCACAGATGCAGAAGATTCTTGACGCCCATGAGAATACCGGGAGAAAGGAGAAGACTCCGCTCCTGTACTATAACAGCGCCCTGACCCCGGACCGGGCGGAGAGCTCACCCCTGGTTCAGGTGATTCGGTGGTTGCTCCGCTATCACGCCGAACACGGAGGGAAAATCCGGTTGACAGACCGCCAGAACTATCCCCGTGATCTTTGTCGCGTCTATCTCTCCCGGTTTCCCCAGTCTCGCCTTGCAGGGAGCTCGGCACCCAAGGAGGCGTCGCTTCCAAAACTGGTCATGGCTCACGATGTCGTGGTTTCCTTGGGATGGACCCGGGAGGAGCCCCGCCGCAGCGAGCTCACGACCGAGGGCGTTCAGATGCTGGCCGACGATGCGGGCCCCACGGTCTTCATCAAAACGCTGGAGTTTTTTATCTTTCACAGTTCCTGGGTTGCAAATCTCGACGTCTCCCGGGAGGACAAGGAGCATCTGGCTATCATCCAGAGGTCGGCGGTCTTCTCGCTCTATCTTCTCTCCCGCTATCCCGAGGGAAGGCTTGACGATCTTACCGACCGGTTCGTTCGGGCCTTTCCTGCCTTCCTCGGGCCAGCCCAAGGTGATGCGTCGGAGATACGCTGGCTACGCCATGTCTACCGGGATCTGCTACTGCAACGGTTCTGTGTTCCCCTGGGGCTGGTGAAGATCACCGCCGATGGCAACTACGGGACAACGCCCCTCTTTCAGCACGGTCTGGTCTTTTCTACGGAAGGGCTCCGATAG
- a CDS encoding PhnD/SsuA/transferrin family substrate-binding protein codes for MCFATGLSILLATGGIAIKASWKVLSILALLLLPLVVLPSVVRARPHTLGVLAFRSVAVTEAQWQPLVDYLNATVEGLNLEIRAFNYPDLERAIQQGELDYVLTNPGHYIILRHRERFSAPLASLIQEVEGVPIRGFGGVMVVPAGRDDIRTAGDLRGRTVAAVSPNSLGGYLAQAFELRNHGVAAKNHLDLVFTGMPHAATIETALRGEADAAFVRSGVLESLVREGLLQEDEVRLLNPVSHPGFPQVLSTPLYPEWPFVVLSDSDEEMALQVAAAVLALPHAGEVSRQLGIHGFTIPADYRPVEELLRTLRQPPFDQVPEFTLVDAWQRWRRELIVLAILLVFLVVAGSVVLVIRRVKARQAEFQASLLAGLGEGVFGVDHRGRCTFINQTALGMLGYEKDEVLGEDQHSLFHHSCPDGSPYPWEDCPVCRTSTDGLERRGEEWLWHKSGEGFPVDLLVTPLYRNRFSRSIAHRSRARHSAVPRKRKQIGCIVSFLDIRSRKVAEEQLKNSLAFQLCVASISSRFVTTTEERFDDDIRHMLETIGGAFHADRSYLVTFSLADADADDGADDGADDGADDGGGDGTDADDGTGNIHQWSSGEVAPRSEDGQALSAASLAWLKGQILSGKAVHIPDVEALPDEPEAGKRELTARNVRSLMAAPIVRGENIWGFVGCDGVTRKNLWGEREISSLAVLANMVGEILLKLQSRRELLQANRDLEEATARAREMATQARQASAAKSEFLANMSHEIRTPLNGVIGFTDLLRDTPLSPVQADYVNNANVAGHSLLGIINDILDFSKIEAGMLHLEMVQTDMISLLEQSVDLVKYGAAEKGLELLLHIDPGMPRFAVTDPVRLKQILTNLLGNAVKFTRQGEVELRAEYTALGAEAKGILSFSVRDTGIGIAEEQQAKLFKAFSQADSSTTREFGGTGLGLIISDLIAQKMDSRIRIDSREGGGSTFSFDIITDTEDGKEPDRRSIARVKRCLIIDDNAHNRLILGEILATWGIVSESCDNGLSSLKVLETSEPFDVIICDYHMPRVDGLETLRMIRERLNLGPDKQPVILLHSSTEDAAFHRECEDLGVRFRLSKPVKRGDLFEYLSHLRDPEPQSLSRPEDDSGEVETASGHYQGRTILIAEDVEMNLLMIRTILEKLCPGATLLEATNGVEAVTQYRQSSPDLVLMDVQMPIQDGLEATRKIRALQDATGRQVPVVALTAGASKEERDNCLAAGMEDFLTKPIESEKLKATLARYLPPSEAPPDS; via the coding sequence TTGTGTTTCGCTACAGGGTTATCTATTCTTCTGGCAACGGGAGGGATAGCAATCAAGGCAAGCTGGAAGGTTCTCAGTATTCTCGCGCTGCTTCTCCTGCCCCTGGTGGTCTTGCCCTCGGTGGTCCGGGCGCGGCCCCACACGCTCGGGGTTCTGGCTTTCCGGTCCGTCGCCGTGACGGAGGCGCAGTGGCAGCCCCTGGTGGACTATCTCAACGCCACCGTGGAGGGGCTCAATCTGGAAATCCGGGCCTTCAACTACCCCGATCTGGAGCGGGCTATCCAGCAAGGTGAACTGGATTATGTTCTGACAAATCCGGGGCACTACATCATACTGCGACATCGGGAGCGCTTTTCCGCGCCCCTGGCCAGCCTGATCCAGGAGGTCGAGGGCGTGCCGATTCGGGGATTCGGGGGCGTCATGGTGGTGCCGGCCGGGAGGGATGATATCCGGACCGCAGGGGATCTGCGGGGAAGAACTGTGGCGGCCGTGAGCCCCAACTCGCTTGGGGGGTATCTGGCGCAGGCCTTTGAGTTGCGTAACCACGGAGTGGCAGCCAAAAACCACCTGGATCTGGTCTTCACCGGCATGCCCCACGCTGCAACTATCGAGACGGCCCTGAGAGGCGAGGCCGATGCGGCCTTTGTGCGGAGCGGGGTTCTGGAATCGCTGGTGCGGGAGGGCCTCCTGCAAGAGGACGAGGTCCGTCTTCTCAACCCGGTGTCACACCCCGGGTTCCCCCAGGTACTGTCCACCCCGCTCTATCCCGAGTGGCCCTTTGTGGTTCTCTCCGACTCCGATGAGGAAATGGCCCTGCAGGTGGCGGCGGCGGTGCTCGCCCTGCCCCACGCCGGTGAAGTCAGCCGGCAACTGGGGATTCACGGTTTCACCATCCCCGCCGATTACCGGCCGGTGGAGGAGCTGCTCCGGACACTGCGGCAGCCCCCCTTTGATCAGGTGCCCGAGTTCACCCTGGTGGACGCCTGGCAGCGCTGGAGAAGAGAGCTGATTGTACTGGCGATCCTCCTGGTGTTTCTCGTGGTAGCCGGTTCGGTGGTGCTGGTTATTCGCAGGGTCAAGGCCCGGCAGGCCGAGTTTCAGGCCAGCCTGCTGGCCGGTCTGGGCGAGGGCGTCTTCGGTGTGGATCATCGCGGCCGGTGCACCTTCATCAACCAGACCGCCCTGGGCATGCTCGGCTACGAGAAAGATGAGGTCCTTGGAGAGGATCAGCACAGCCTCTTCCACCATAGCTGTCCCGACGGTTCACCCTACCCCTGGGAGGACTGCCCGGTTTGCCGGACCAGTACTGACGGCCTGGAGAGAAGGGGCGAGGAGTGGCTCTGGCACAAGAGTGGTGAAGGTTTCCCTGTGGATCTGCTTGTCACGCCCCTGTACCGAAACCGGTTCTCCCGGAGCATCGCGCACCGGAGCAGGGCCCGCCACAGTGCCGTGCCCCGGAAAAGGAAGCAGATCGGCTGTATCGTGAGCTTTCTGGATATCCGGTCCCGCAAGGTTGCTGAGGAACAGCTGAAAAACAGTCTGGCCTTCCAGCTCTGTGTTGCCAGTATCTCCTCGCGGTTTGTTACAACCACGGAGGAGCGTTTTGACGACGATATCCGCCACATGCTTGAGACCATTGGCGGTGCTTTTCACGCCGATCGGAGTTATCTGGTTACGTTTTCCCTTGCTGACGCTGACGCTGACGATGGCGCTGACGATGGCGCTGACGATGGCGCTGACGATGGCGGTGGCGATGGCACTGACGCTGACGATGGCACGGGCAATATCCACCAGTGGTCTTCCGGGGAGGTCGCGCCCCGGAGTGAAGACGGACAGGCCCTGTCGGCGGCATCGCTTGCGTGGCTCAAGGGGCAAATCCTCTCGGGAAAAGCTGTGCATATCCCCGATGTGGAGGCCCTTCCCGATGAACCGGAGGCCGGGAAGAGAGAACTGACAGCCCGGAACGTTCGATCCCTTATGGCCGCGCCAATTGTGAGGGGAGAGAACATCTGGGGGTTCGTGGGGTGCGATGGGGTTACGCGGAAAAACCTCTGGGGCGAACGCGAGATTTCCAGCCTTGCTGTGCTGGCGAATATGGTCGGCGAGATTCTTCTCAAGCTGCAGTCTCGCCGGGAACTGCTTCAGGCAAACCGGGATCTGGAAGAAGCAACCGCCCGGGCCAGGGAGATGGCAACCCAGGCCCGTCAGGCTTCTGCTGCCAAGAGCGAATTTCTGGCAAACATGAGCCACGAGATACGAACGCCGCTGAATGGCGTTATCGGCTTCACCGATCTGCTTCGGGATACGCCGCTCTCGCCGGTGCAGGCGGACTACGTCAACAACGCCAACGTGGCTGGACACAGCTTGCTCGGTATTATCAACGACATCCTCGATTTCTCGAAGATCGAGGCGGGGATGCTGCATCTCGAGATGGTTCAGACCGACATGATCTCGCTTCTTGAACAGAGTGTCGACCTTGTGAAATACGGTGCAGCAGAGAAAGGGTTGGAGCTTCTCCTCCATATCGATCCCGGGATGCCGCGTTTTGCCGTGACCGATCCCGTTCGCCTGAAGCAGATTCTGACAAACCTCCTGGGAAACGCCGTTAAATTCACGAGGCAGGGCGAGGTGGAGCTCAGAGCGGAGTATACCGCTCTGGGGGCGGAGGCAAAGGGAATCCTCTCCTTCTCCGTTCGCGATACCGGCATCGGGATTGCAGAGGAGCAGCAGGCAAAACTTTTTAAGGCCTTCTCGCAGGCTGACAGCTCCACCACCCGCGAGTTTGGCGGCACCGGCCTGGGCCTGATCATCTCTGATCTGATCGCCCAAAAGATGGACAGCAGGATCCGGATCGATAGCAGGGAAGGTGGGGGAAGCACCTTCTCCTTTGATATTATCACCGACACCGAGGATGGAAAGGAACCGGACAGAAGATCCATTGCCCGGGTCAAGCGCTGTCTCATCATCGACGACAACGCCCATAATCGCCTCATCCTCGGGGAAATCCTCGCAACCTGGGGGATCGTCAGCGAATCCTGTGATAATGGATTGTCATCCCTGAAGGTTCTCGAGACTTCAGAACCCTTCGATGTAATTATCTGCGACTACCACATGCCCCGTGTCGACGGGCTGGAGACCCTCCGCATGATTCGGGAGCGCCTCAACCTTGGCCCCGACAAGCAACCGGTGATCCTGCTGCACTCCTCCACGGAAGATGCTGCCTTCCATCGGGAATGCGAGGATTTGGGGGTGCGCTTTCGCCTGAGCAAACCGGTGAAGAGGGGGGATCTCTTTGAGTATCTGAGCCACCTCCGGGACCCGGAGCCCCAAAGCCTCTCCCGACCAGAGGATGACTCCGGGGAGGTGGAGACTGCCAGCGGGCACTACCAGGGCAGGACCATTCTGATCGCAGAAGATGTGGAGATGAATCTCCTGATGATCAGGACGATCCTGGAGAAGCTCTGCCCGGGGGCAACGCTCCTGGAGGCGACCAACGGGGTAGAGGCGGTTACACAATACCGGCAGTCTTCGCCGGACCTGGTTCTGATGGACGTGCAGATGCCGATCCAGGATGGACTGGAGGCCACCCGGAAGATCCGCGCCCTCCAGGACGCAACGGGCCGACAGGTCCCCGTTGTTGCCCTCACTGCGGGGGCCTCCAAAGAGGAGCGGGACAACTGCCTTGCTGCCGGCATGGAGGACTTTCTGACCAAGCCGATAGAATCGGAAAAACTCAAGGCAACCCTGGCCCGATATCTGCCGCCTTCTGAGGCACCGCCGGACTCATAG
- a CDS encoding ATP-binding cassette domain-containing protein, producing the protein MTCDVRARKVCLRYGREEVLKNLSFDLKPGLIYGLIGRNGAGKTSLLSLLASYNRPTAGSLLIGGEDPFENPRVMPQVSFVYPSDYSEEYDSAAGYLRSCHRYRPFFDLDYAKGLAGEFRLPLKRPVKSLSRGQQSALNLVMGLASRCPVTIFDEIHLALDAPAREIFYREVLEDRERHPRIMVISTHLVSEMEYLFDHVLLVHQGELLVNEPLEEVLCRGWTLTGEAGCVDSVSRGKRVLAERTLGGTKEVTLWGALEEDDRDRARTRGLQVGSVALQDLLIHLTAGEAQDVENR; encoded by the coding sequence ATGACCTGTGACGTCCGCGCCCGAAAGGTTTGCCTTCGCTACGGTAGAGAGGAGGTCTTGAAAAACCTCTCCTTCGATCTGAAACCGGGGCTTATATACGGCCTTATCGGACGCAACGGAGCGGGCAAGACATCGCTTCTCTCGCTTTTGGCCTCCTATAACCGGCCCACGGCGGGGTCTCTCCTGATTGGTGGTGAAGACCCCTTCGAGAACCCCCGGGTTATGCCGCAGGTGAGCTTTGTCTATCCCTCCGATTACAGCGAGGAATACGACTCCGCAGCCGGGTATCTTCGCAGCTGCCATCGCTACCGGCCGTTTTTTGATCTCGACTACGCCAAAGGGTTAGCCGGGGAGTTTCGGCTTCCCCTGAAACGCCCCGTGAAGTCCCTTTCCCGGGGCCAGCAATCAGCCCTGAACCTGGTGATGGGCCTGGCCAGCCGGTGTCCCGTGACGATCTTTGACGAGATCCATCTCGCCCTGGATGCCCCGGCGCGGGAGATTTTCTATCGGGAAGTTCTGGAGGATCGGGAGCGCCATCCCCGGATCATGGTCATCTCAACGCATCTGGTCTCGGAGATGGAGTATCTTTTTGATCATGTTCTGCTCGTGCACCAGGGGGAGCTGCTGGTGAATGAACCTCTGGAGGAGGTCCTTTGTCGTGGATGGACCCTCACCGGCGAGGCCGGGTGTGTTGATTCTGTTTCCCGGGGAAAGAGGGTTCTGGCAGAGCGAACCCTGGGCGGAACCAAAGAGGTCACACTCTGGGGTGCCCTCGAAGAGGATGACCGGGATCGGGCTCGAACCAGGGGCTTGCAGGTGGGGTCTGTGGCGCTCCAGGATCTTTTGATCCATCTTACTGCCGGGGAGGCTCAAGATGTGGAAAATCGCTGA
- the msrB gene encoding peptide-methionine (R)-S-oxide reductase MsrB: MITWNDICRLADEGTPPPARRVEKSDREWRQLLTEEHYRVTRTAGTERPFSSALCTRFEPGTYGCVCCGEPLFNADTKFDSHSGWPSFTQPLTATAVAYRWDASLGMTRIEVLCNTCDAHLGHVFPDGPAPWGTRYCMNGIALKKVS, from the coding sequence ATGATCACCTGGAACGATATATGTCGCCTTGCCGATGAGGGGACCCCTCCTCCGGCCCGCCGGGTAGAGAAGAGCGACCGGGAATGGCGGCAACTGCTCACAGAAGAACACTATCGGGTAACACGCACCGCCGGAACGGAACGCCCCTTCAGCTCGGCCCTGTGCACCCGCTTTGAGCCGGGAACCTACGGGTGTGTGTGCTGTGGTGAACCCCTCTTCAACGCCGACACCAAGTTTGACTCCCACTCGGGATGGCCCTCGTTCACGCAGCCCCTGACGGCCACCGCCGTGGCTTACCGCTGGGACGCATCCCTCGGCATGACCCGGATAGAGGTGCTCTGTAACACCTGTGATGCCCATCTGGGCCACGTCTTTCCCGATGGCCCGGCGCCTTGGGGGACACGGTATTGCATGAATGGCATCGCCCTCAAAAAGGTGTCCTGA
- a CDS encoding tetratricopeptide repeat protein: MDSRSSRNRGGPAGKKCVFIVNIPGIACCEECIDELLDTLPHPPGLICSDELSPETALDALVSIDFIAGVDAAADFFLDIFPFQEEIIDAVALRLYQEGAAKKAYSVLEYGLRNCASTERLQLEMASFMGMDGDPHHGLQVIADVPEDTPRYHVIKGNLLRHLDRWDEAALCWDVALTVDPAHEVAWFNLGDYLFMNRKYAEAEQHFREACRIFPEERRFRVYLGDAFFFQDLKARALQEYIHALELPGRDPAFDSNLQGKIDRCESGS; encoded by the coding sequence GTGGATTCAAGGTCATCCCGGAACCGGGGTGGTCCTGCGGGTAAAAAATGTGTCTTCATCGTGAACATTCCCGGAATCGCCTGTTGCGAGGAGTGTATTGATGAACTTCTGGATACGCTGCCCCACCCCCCGGGTTTGATCTGTTCCGATGAGCTCTCCCCGGAGACAGCCCTTGATGCGCTGGTTTCAATCGACTTCATCGCAGGAGTCGATGCCGCCGCGGACTTCTTCCTGGATATCTTTCCGTTCCAGGAGGAAATCATCGATGCCGTGGCGCTTCGGCTGTATCAGGAGGGGGCCGCAAAAAAGGCCTATAGTGTCCTCGAGTATGGTCTGCGGAATTGCGCGAGCACCGAGCGATTGCAGCTTGAGATGGCGTCCTTCATGGGGATGGACGGTGATCCGCATCACGGATTGCAGGTTATCGCCGATGTTCCCGAAGACACACCGCGCTACCACGTAATAAAGGGCAATCTTTTGCGTCATCTGGACCGCTGGGACGAGGCTGCTCTCTGCTGGGATGTGGCGCTCACGGTAGATCCCGCCCATGAGGTCGCCTGGTTTAATCTTGGCGACTACCTTTTCATGAACAGGAAATACGCCGAGGCAGAACAACACTTTCGCGAGGCCTGCAGAATCTTTCCCGAGGAGCGAAGGTTCAGGGTCTATCTGGGCGACGCCTTCTTCTTTCAGGACCTCAAGGCCCGGGCCTTGCAAGAGTATATCCACGCCCTGGAGTTACCGGGGAGAGACCCCGCTTTTGACAGCAACCTTCAGGGAAAGATCGATCGGTGTGAATCCGGCAGTTGA
- a CDS encoding DUF4878 domain-containing protein, with translation MRALSLVLVMVFVGVFFACDSAGEGAPEDVAVQFFHHYMNAEWDEAKEIGTEETAELIQFIALMTSGMSKEEWRQEAQMPNPDQVSVVSSEVTNDTALVTLDVAGDQEVLPLVRVDGKWLVSLEKDDIDKDM, from the coding sequence ATGCGTGCTTTGAGTCTTGTTTTGGTTATGGTGTTTGTCGGTGTATTTTTTGCCTGTGATTCTGCCGGGGAAGGCGCTCCGGAGGATGTGGCAGTGCAGTTTTTCCACCATTACATGAATGCAGAGTGGGATGAGGCAAAAGAGATTGGTACTGAGGAAACGGCGGAGCTTATCCAGTTTATTGCGCTCATGACTTCCGGGATGAGCAAGGAAGAATGGCGTCAGGAAGCGCAGATGCCGAATCCCGATCAAGTGTCTGTGGTGTCGTCTGAAGTCACAAACGACACCGCCCTGGTTACTCTTGACGTTGCGGGCGATCAGGAAGTCCTTCCGCTTGTTCGAGTTGATGGCAAATGGCTCGTGAGTCTCGAAAAAGATGACATAGACAAGGATATGTGA
- a CDS encoding GntR family transcriptional regulator codes for MKDLLNEESPLFRQIKEEIEDQIVDGRLKEDSRIPSTTELVQFYRINHVTAARGINLLVEQGVLYKKRGIGVFVASGAQEKLREARRRDFPRRYLEPLLREAARLNISDQQILALLKNFREDTDDDL; via the coding sequence GTGAAGGATCTCCTGAATGAAGAGAGTCCTCTCTTCCGGCAGATCAAGGAAGAGATCGAGGACCAGATTGTGGACGGCCGTTTGAAAGAGGACTCCCGGATTCCCTCCACAACAGAGCTGGTTCAGTTCTACCGGATAAACCACGTCACTGCAGCCAGGGGAATCAACCTGCTGGTTGAGCAGGGGGTCCTCTATAAAAAGCGGGGCATCGGAGTTTTCGTCGCCTCTGGCGCACAAGAAAAACTGCGCGAGGCCCGGCGGCGGGATTTCCCCCGTCGTTATCTGGAGCCTCTGCTGCGGGAAGCGGCACGGCTGAACATATCGGACCAGCAGATTCTGGCCCTGCTCAAAAATTTCAGGGAGGATACAGACGATGACCTGTGA
- a CDS encoding peptide-methionine (R)-S-oxide reductase: MRGCRSRSGWPSFTEPLDARAVAYSRDDFLGVSRIGIRCNTCDAHLGQVFPDGPGPGGLQYGINGIALKRNGPESGI; the protein is encoded by the coding sequence ATCCGGGGATGCCGCTCCCGGTCGGGCTGGCCCTCCTTTACGGAACCCCTCGATGCCAGAGCTGTGGCCTACAGCAGGGATGACTTCCTCGGCGTGAGCCGGATCGGGATACGGTGCAATACCTGCGATGCCCATCTGGGCCAGGTCTTTCCCGATGGTCCCGGTCCGGGGGGGCTCCAGTACGGCATCAACGGAATCGCCCTCAAACGGAATGGCCCTGAATCAGGAATCTGA
- a CDS encoding YiiX/YebB-like N1pC/P60 family cysteine hydrolase: protein MMRGQSLARLSSLLLVLLVLLVSCPVQESPPGHPSSIPQIDQALLHEGDFVFRHGTGLLSRMIVSVLDEPQAISHGGILFRQDDDSWAVIHSVSGRLYHEDGVQVESLTEFLEKAVPGSVIVMRLRSSQVIRDAMVRDAQLYLSERVTFDHSFSLENGELYCSELLWATLPGEIREEVTLFHRTGVILFETFFNPRYFAEIFRGPEGTPDP from the coding sequence ATGATGCGGGGGCAGTCCCTGGCCAGACTGTCCTCTCTTCTCCTGGTTCTTTTAGTTCTGCTCGTCTCATGCCCGGTACAGGAGTCCCCTCCGGGGCATCCATCATCGATACCACAGATCGATCAGGCCCTGTTGCACGAGGGTGATTTTGTTTTCAGACACGGGACAGGCCTGCTGAGTCGCATGATTGTCTCGGTACTTGATGAGCCCCAGGCAATCTCCCATGGCGGGATTCTCTTCAGGCAAGACGATGACTCCTGGGCAGTTATTCATTCAGTCTCGGGACGACTGTACCACGAGGATGGCGTGCAAGTGGAATCACTGACGGAATTTCTGGAGAAAGCAGTCCCGGGTTCTGTCATCGTGATGCGGCTTCGGTCGTCGCAGGTCATTCGCGACGCCATGGTCCGGGATGCGCAGCTCTACCTGTCAGAGCGCGTGACCTTCGACCATTCCTTTTCTCTTGAAAACGGGGAGCTTTATTGCTCCGAGCTTCTCTGGGCTACGCTTCCTGGAGAAATCAGGGAAGAGGTAACGCTTTTTCATCGGACAGGAGTCATTCTGTTTGAAACGTTTTTCAACCCCCGGTATTTCGCAGAGATTTTTCGGGGCCCTGAGGGGACGCCGGATCCTTAA
- a CDS encoding ATP-binding protein — protein sequence MSLQDAPPAHFSADGDGPLLLVTGESRAGKSTLIRAIFGETPTGEERFCGDQAPSLEILETRTSGNVWPAPSPPARSDQTIHLAWYCLAGDAPGTTEDHIRKIRMIRTITPVAVVITRCDLKWFNDPSPGEYCSQAGRSLDRALRRAGLTTPVFETTADPDIPLDLTNLTKWSIGALARENHRQAFVESQHRALKRNLALAYAVWQERRRRKIIYVKFGPGARGRYGGRPFPGKYFPK from the coding sequence ATGTCCTTACAAGACGCCCCCCCGGCACATTTTTCTGCAGACGGTGACGGGCCTCTGCTCCTCGTCACCGGTGAATCCCGCGCAGGGAAAAGCACTCTCATCAGAGCGATCTTTGGAGAGACCCCCACGGGAGAGGAGCGGTTCTGCGGGGACCAGGCCCCTTCCCTGGAGATACTCGAAACCAGGACATCGGGCAACGTCTGGCCGGCTCCCTCCCCACCCGCTCGGTCAGACCAGACAATTCATCTGGCCTGGTACTGCCTTGCCGGAGATGCCCCCGGAACAACCGAAGATCACATCAGGAAAATCAGGATGATCAGGACGATCACCCCAGTCGCGGTGGTGATCACCCGGTGTGATCTGAAATGGTTCAACGATCCTTCACCGGGGGAATACTGCTCCCAGGCTGGCCGTAGCCTGGATAGAGCTCTGCGACGGGCAGGCCTCACCACCCCGGTCTTTGAAACCACAGCGGACCCGGACATCCCCCTGGACCTGACCAACCTCACGAAGTGGTCAATTGGGGCCCTGGCCAGGGAGAATCACCGCCAGGCCTTCGTGGAGTCACAACATCGGGCCCTGAAACGGAATCTTGCCCTGGCCTACGCAGTCTGGCAGGAACGGCGTCGCAGGAAGATCATCTATGTAAAATTTGGCCCGGGTGCCCGAGGACGATACGGAGGAAGGCCCTTTCCCGGGAAGTATTTTCCAAAATAG
- a CDS encoding ERCC4 domain-containing protein, protein MENQALWILYTTSNDRFPYRVEIRRGTEQVIALWTQDKWPGSGKQIFCIREGEPDGEPWQFTEVERVPVVRLERFGKQLTVILDRPTRKRCNFLFLQKRYKNRPGTYEQIFFRTQQGMNQHRSSSRVRLPPGHSPYRVIVDSAERYPWKFPGPATERRKLPAGDYALEIDHQLHAVVERKTFENLLSDFSSLQGLHAKLDDLGRWDHAAVVIEAEYRDFLNPRKMEGRWPITHAVRVLAELHVIHRDIQFVYAGSRKAGEQWTNAWFSARARELWHRREETHPDQDQGQPDRVAQAGEPPAIYDADRLRSPGDSIQDLRQLILEGPALEEPFSIADLRSLVPDLPDQRLRTTMRNLKKEGHLERIGAGRAARWRRCQAGGTRRVTPSPTK, encoded by the coding sequence ATGGAAAATCAGGCCCTGTGGATACTGTACACCACCAGCAACGACCGGTTCCCCTACCGGGTGGAGATTCGGCGCGGCACAGAACAGGTTATCGCCCTCTGGACGCAGGACAAGTGGCCCGGTAGTGGCAAGCAAATCTTCTGCATCCGCGAGGGCGAGCCCGACGGGGAACCCTGGCAATTTACCGAGGTCGAGCGGGTTCCCGTGGTCCGCCTTGAGCGGTTCGGCAAGCAACTTACGGTGATTCTGGACAGGCCCACACGAAAGCGCTGCAACTTTCTCTTTCTGCAAAAGCGCTACAAGAACCGCCCCGGCACCTACGAGCAGATCTTCTTCCGCACCCAGCAGGGAATGAACCAGCATCGTTCATCCTCACGGGTCCGCCTGCCCCCGGGCCACAGCCCCTACCGGGTAATTGTCGACAGCGCCGAACGCTATCCCTGGAAATTTCCCGGCCCCGCCACGGAACGGCGCAAGCTCCCCGCCGGCGACTACGCCCTGGAGATTGATCATCAGCTCCATGCCGTGGTGGAGCGCAAGACCTTTGAAAACCTGCTCTCCGATTTTTCCTCTCTCCAGGGTCTCCACGCCAAGCTCGATGATCTTGGCCGGTGGGATCACGCGGCGGTGGTGATCGAGGCGGAATACCGCGATTTTCTGAATCCCCGCAAGATGGAGGGCCGCTGGCCCATCACCCACGCCGTGCGTGTTCTGGCCGAGCTCCATGTGATCCATCGGGACATCCAGTTCGTCTACGCCGGGAGCAGGAAGGCAGGAGAGCAGTGGACCAACGCCTGGTTTTCTGCCAGGGCCAGGGAACTCTGGCACCGGCGGGAAGAGACCCATCCCGACCAGGATCAGGGTCAGCCAGACCGGGTCGCCCAGGCAGGGGAGCCCCCGGCGATCTACGACGCTGACCGCCTTCGTTCACCCGGAGACTCCATACAGGACCTGCGGCAGCTCATCCTGGAGGGGCCTGCCCTGGAGGAGCCCTTCTCGATTGCGGATCTCCGGTCGCTGGTTCCCGACCTCCCGGACCAGCGCCTGCGGACAACCATGCGGAACCTGAAAAAGGAGGGCCACCTGGAACGGATCGGAGCAGGCCGGGCTGCGCGATGGCGCCGGTGCCAGGCCGGTGGAACCCGGCGGGTTACTCCCAGCCCCACGAAATAG